The bacterium genomic interval TAGTTGACCTTCTTTGGTAAAGAGAGGCTGGTGGTTAATAAGAGTATGAATTATTTTTTTGTCTTTTCTGGTAAAGATAGCTTCAAATGACTGGGATTTTCCAGCTAAGACATTTTTATGGGTTTTACGGAAGGTAGAATAATTCCTTGGACTAAAAAAGGAAGAGATCTTTTTTCCCTCTAACTCAGAAACCTGATATCTTAATATTTGACTAAATTGTTGATTACAAAAGATGATTGAGCCGTCAAGATCAAGGCAAAATAATCCTTGGCTGATCATGTTAATTAAGGTAGTAGTTAGTTCTTCTGCTTGACTGAAATAAACTTTATTTTCCATTAAATTATAAGTAGTTATACCACAAGAATTAAGTTTCTGCCACTGCAATGTTGAAACCGTCT includes:
- a CDS encoding PAS domain-containing protein; translated protein: MQWQKLNSCGITTYNLMENKVYFSQAEELTTTLINMISQGLFCLDLDGSIIFCNQQFSQILRYQVSELEGKKISSFFSPRNYSTFRKTHKNVLAGKSQSFEAIFTRKDKKIIHTLINHQPLFTKEGQLKESLGLVTNITSLKKTKEELRETKDKLRKTKEELENQIKMATIEQFVAKVSHELRNSFSVVKTSIYLIEQRVSKKLPQEVKIKEYLNSMEQVISKSTSLVNNLLDILKKRTLNK